TTCTTCATCGCTCACCACATAAACCCTAGCGATCGATTTCTCCAGAAATCAACCAACAATCGTTCATGGCGTCTTCTTCCACCTTTCTGGAATTAACTCCATTTCAATGGAATCAACCTCTCCCATACACACAACGACCCCATCATCGTACTGTTCTTCTCTACTCCAAACCTCAAAGGAGATCAAATTCGATTCGTCTCCAAATCTCCGTCAAATACAAGcaatcaacatcttcttcagatcCAGATTTGAGATCCAATTTCAATCCATTTGAACAAATCGCGATTCAGGTCAAAAAAGCGTTAGATTCGTTGAAGAAACCTGCTATAGCTGCGGTTTTACTTGGTTTGCTTTTGTTCTATGATCCTAATTCGGCTTTAGCTGCGTCTGGTGGTAGAATTGGTGGTAATTCCTTCTCGTCGAGGTCTCggagctcttcttcttcttcttcgcaaTCGTATTCTGTGCCGAGAACATCGAATCCGAGCTTTTCGTACTCTGCTAGGACCGCTCCGTACTATGGACCGTCACCTTTCGGTGGGGGTTTTGTGGGCCCGGCGGttggttttgggtttggtGGTTTTTCGAGCTTCTCCTTGATTTTGGTTGGTTTCGCTGCGTTTGTTTTGGTCTCTGGATTCCTCTCAGATCGGTCACAGGATGATAGCATTTTAACAGATACTCAGAAAACTAGCGTCATTAAGCTACAGGTTTAGCTACAGTTTCTCCATAGCTTAGCTTTGTTATATACTACGAATGCTATTGATTCATTGGAATAGCTAAGCATATGATAAGAACATGAGATTGAGACTGTGCTCTTATAGAACTATGGAAGTTATGATTTTTCCGTAGCTTTGTTATATTCAAGGAATGGTATTTGTTCATTGGTATAGTTACGTATGGTCAGAACATGAGATTGAGAATTTGCTTTCTGTTTTAGGTGGGGTTGCTTGGTTTGGGGAGGACACTACAACAAGATTTTAATCGTCTTGCTGAAAGTTCGGATACATCCACACCGGAGGGTCTGAGCTATGTTTTAACCGGTAACTTATTCTTTGATGTATCTTATTTGTATTACTCCATTATATATGAACAATGTTAAgacgttttcttttgttttagaaagATGTTGTGTGTGTTTCTGCAGCTTTGGTTGTATTAGTTGTGacactattttgttttgtgtggtTTTACCGAATGTGTTCTTGAACTCCAATAGAATGAAAACCTGTGAGATAGGGCCAACAATTAGAAATAGCAAATTTAGAGCTAGTTGGATAGCTTTagcatataatatttgttatatttggTGAAAAATGTTGATCTGACTTGCATTACGGATGATTTTTCTATCATGAGTCAACATGCTTAATCTACGTAAAAGCTTAAGGATTCAGGTAGCTAGTTTCATGATAAATGCTAAAGTAAAAACTACAGCTTTAAGGTTTCACGTTCAATATTGTGTGTTCTCAGTTTAGAATGTTCCGGAACTACATATTTCTCTCCCTAACCTGTTTGCTTTCGCTTCATTAATACCTCTCGTTTTCCTGTGATATATgtggttttaatgtttttccTGCCActcatttttctgtttcttacaGAGGCAACATTAGCTTTGCTGAGACACCCTGATTACTGCATCTCTTGTTATTCATCAGTAAGTATACTGGTTCTTTCATAAATGATTTGCGTGCTTATTCACCATTTAAGCCTGGTTCATTACCTTGGCTAGTAAATTCTAGGGTCATTCAGTAATCATGGATGCAGAGAAGAACCTAACCACTCTGCttgtattattttctttcaggTGGATGTGAAGCCGAGTATAGAAAAGGGAGAGAAGCGATTTAATCAACTCTCCATTGAAGAACGAGGAAAATTTGATGAGGAGACACTTGTTAACGTGAATAGCATAAAGAGACAAAGCTCGAAGATTCGGAAAGCTAGCGGTTTCAGCAATGAATATATTGTGGTAAACTTATTAAAACTCTCAATTGAATGTATACATAAACTTGTAACGATAGGTTGttgttctttggttttggtaaCCGTTTAACAGAAAAGTGTTGTACATGTTCAGGTAACCATCTTGATGGCTGCAGAGGGTATACATAAACTGCCACCAATAAACGGAACTACAGATCTGAAGGAAGCCTTACTGAAACTCGGGTCAAtaccaagaaacaaaataatggtAAGAGATTCTGTACCCGTAAGTTACATATTCATGGGAAAGGTTTAGTCTAGTAAATGAAagatgtaaaacaaaaatgttgcaGGCAGTAGAAGTACTATGGACACCGCAGAACGAAGCCGACGCATTGTCAGAAAGGGAACTACTTGAAGATTACCCACTTTTGAGGCCTTTGTAAATCATTGTGATAATACCAAATAGAACCAATCTCTTGTTAGACGGTACAGTTTCTTACTCTGTAAAGTGTAAAACACACcataactttgtttttatacCACAAACCTCTATGACCGGTTACCTAAACCGGAAATGAAGGCAATTAAGAATCAAATTTGATACCATTAATGATGCATTTAGTATTTGtgaaatcaaaaacttttgtctaacttaaaaactttgtaatatcatcaatatttcgtaaggaaataaaaattcattgttatactcaacatgtaaaatcattttaacTAACTACACAAAAtcttctaaaaaaaaataggtgTATATGCAAACTAAAACTGTAAATGTGAAGACATTTACATAGTTATCAgaaaattaacattaaaatcatataattttcaagcttaaaaataaaatcaacaagaaaaaacaaaaaacaaaaccaaaaaaaaaaaactcataattttaaaaggtaGCTTATATTCTCTGTGGCAAAACATGCACGCAACATATTACTACGTTATCGAATCTTGTAGCATCATTTAACcaaacatcaaagaaaaacaaaaaaattcaaagagaCTTTTTCCAAATTCAGATCTCAAAACACGAATTCGAGAATTCTACGATGATCGAAACAGTAATCACAAGCAAAACTCTAATCGGATTCCTTTCCGATACAAAATCATTCGAATCCATAACCAACGACTATTTCCAGATTCTAGATCTAGACAAAAACGGAATGTTGTCTCCATCGGAGCTTCGTCAAGGTCTCAACAATGTGGTAGCTGTGGAATCTGAGGTCGCTCCTGGAGACGAGACCGATAACGTGTACAATGCGATTTTCGAGAGATTCGGTGAAGATTTGGTTCCAAAAAATTTTAGGGATTTGATTGCAGAGATTTTGACGGCGATGGCGAGAGGTATCGGAAACTCGCCGGTGATTATGGTTGTGCATAATGATGGATTGATTATGAAAGCTGTTCTTCATGAATCTAAACAAGGCAAGTGATGAGATTTTTTAAAGCATTtagagctttttatttttcttttgggaaaatttgatttataatttggttatgtttgaattttatatacatGAATTAATGTTGTTAATTGATAATGATTACATTGTAATTTCTTCgatttttacttctttttttacttggGATGAATTAAACTCGAGATCGTTTGAATTTTCTcgaaattttatatttcaattCTATTGTAATTTTCGAAAGTTTTACCATTGAAAAAATAGTATAGATGTGATTCACACTACCAAACCATTCATGCTGAAGTTGATTCCATGCTATGGGCAATAGAATTTATAATCTCGATAGGTGTTACGAGTTGCTCTTTTGCTTTCGACCGTGAAGATCTTATCTCTATTGAAAAACTTTCAGTGTAGCCAACATTTGTAGTTGAGATGACGACATTTGGTTCCcttgtatgtttttttccctcttctagtattaattttctttctcgTCGTTTTAATGTGCGGATCGATTGCCTTGGAAAAAGACATGAGATCGCAATAGGTTTTTTTCCCATGTAAGCACGTCGGTTCCTGAatgactctctctctctctagaagAGAGTCTCGTTCCGACTACTTCATAGAAATTATGTTAAGCGGAAAAGAACCATTCATTTgcaatattttgaaatttcaaaaatctctcgtaatttaaaaaataaaaatcaatcttttattGAGAATAAAACCATTAATccaaaatatgaatcaaatgcataagaaaatgatgaattgaGTAATTAACAccaataaaaagtaaaagcgCCTAGATCTAAGAACATCTCAGAGTTTGGCCTTAAAACTGCAATCACTAGCTTTGATGTTGATATTATTGTTCGTTGATAAACTATCAACAACAAGCTTACAACTCCCCAATATCcgaatcttcttcatcttcagatTTCCGAGTTTGATGGCGACAGGTGCATTCACTTTAAGATCTAACGGTACACGTCCtgtttgttgttgctgctgcaaTGCCGCCAAGACAGTGTTCCCATATTGCGCTCTTCCCGTTAGAGCCACATTTAGTTTAGTTACATTGCGATGTCCTTGATAAAACCTCGGTATAGGGCCTTCACATAGCTTTGTCTTGTCGTACCACACACCGATATGACCTCCTTTCTCGTAATAAATCCCAATCTTTTCGTTGGGATTACGAGCTGTGATCTCGACTTTAAACTCCGCGGAAAGAGAGAGGTCTAGATTGATTCCAAGGTTGGTAACTCGTAAACTGTTGACTTCGTAACTCGGGAGTTTAGGGTGGAAAACAAAGTATACAACCGCAACCGCAATTGCTAACGCGATCAATGCAATGACTAGAAGGCTTAACACCCAACAAAAGATTTTGCAGCACATATTTCGATTCTTACTAGGAATAACAGGAGGCGGAATCGGCCGTTGAACCGGAAGCAAGACTGTCTTTCCGGGAGCTGGTGTTGTTGTCTTCGTCTTGTTGGCTTCCATTTGAAGAACCGGGtgaattttttgttgatcTCCCATGGATCTACAACTTTGTATTTAGTAATACTAATGCACCAACATGTATTATAtgtactttattttatatcaaagTTTTGTCTTGTGAAGTTGTTTCCATGCATGACTTTTACCAACATCTTACCTTCCTCACCTATAACGTTGAATTAATCAGAATATATTAGAAAGACTAGAGGTTGTTCAACAGTTACAGTaatctttttgtatttaattcgataataaaacaaaaacaataaatcatTCGGTATATTGGTTTAGTTAGGATGACGACTTTGGCAACATTCCAATGTTTTCAACacatatcttctttttgttcatctCTATGTTCAGCAACAACCCGTATAATCAAATTCTTGAGGAAGAATTTGAAAACTACAATTTTTATGATACATTTCATAACtatcactaattttttttttcaaaaacaccACAAAAggatttataatttctttaaatacattttatagaaaatatttataaagttatataaggttttataaattgattcttgaatgatttttttgtaagcaatctcaaaagaagaaagattcaaacttaTTAAGATAGAAACTAAGAACTTAGATAGattattaaaactttatgatgCAAGGGTACTGATAGAGAAAATATTACTTCGTTGTCACCAAGAACACTATGATTCGAAATTGATACTCTTATTAAGATGAAGGAAGAGAGTTGTTTTGAGAGGACAACTCTCAAACAAAGTTACCTTCCATGGATGTTCTAACCATAAATTTATATGCTTTTGCTAGCTAAAACTCTAGTTCCATGGGCTAATAGACTTCTCAAAACACTCTATCTTAGGATTCTTTTGcatccttttaaaaaaaaagtctttagTAGTTTATTTTGAGAAATGGAATCGTAAAAGTGATAGATGTCAAAGTTTCCCAATTAATATATAGTCATCACTCATCTACTCTGGAAATTTATGTTAGTCACATATCATCTGATCTATAAAGAGATTACTAAATATGTGGTGGTGCACTCTACGAACTAAATCAAGAGCTTCGTAGTTTTTaagtaaaactgaaaatcaGTTGCTAAACGATTTCGTAATTTTACCATATGATATAGTTAAGGATTCGatggtttatttttttccaaataatagGCCCATTTAAAAAATCTGTGCCAAAGCAAAACTTTATTACAAGCCCAACCAAAACACATATACAAACATATTAGGGTACCGAATAGGTCAATGAGACATTAAACTTGTGGAGAAAGCTGAAAACTTGGAGGAAGAATGGCGACAGTAACCGATCTACCGGATGATTTGGTAAGAGAAATATTTTCTAGGGTTCCATTGACATCTCTAAGAGCAGTGAGATCTACTTGTAAAAAGTGGAACGCTATATCGAAATATGACATCTTAGGTAAAAAAGCAGCAGCAAAGAATCAGTTCTTGGAGTTCATGGTTACAGATTCTAGGGTTTGTTCTTTGAGATTAGATCTTCAAGGAATCCGTAGcgaagaagatttgattgatCTATCTATAAAGCAAATAAGTATACCTAATAAAGTTGATCAAGTCGAGATATCTCAAGTCTATCACTGTGATGGCTTATTGTTATGCATCGCCAAAGACAACTCGAGTGTTATGGTATGGAATCCGTATTTAGGGCAGACGAAATTGATtcaaccaagaaaaaaactccACAGATATGACAAGTTTGCTCTTGGATACGACAACAACCGTAACCACAAAATTTTGAGGTTTCTTTATGAGGGGAGTCCAAGAAACGTCATTATTGATGTTTACGATTTTAGCTCTGATTCATGGAGGGTTCTTGATATTGATATAGATTGGCATGAACTGTTTAGTCACAATAGCGTGTCTTTGAAGGGAAATACTTACTTTTTTGGTCGAAAGGGACCACGTTTGCCTATGCTGTTTAAACCTCCATCTCGTCGTTTTGAATATTTGACTCTATCTTGTGTTAGAAATGAGAAACTCGCTGTGTTATACAGCCACCTCAACAGATTTGGCACAATAGAGATTTGTATTTCGACTAAGATTGATCCCAGTGCAGTATCATGGACCACTTTTTTGAGAATTGATATGACACTAATCAATGGTTTACCGGATAACTTTTTTGTTCACTCTTATGCTACGAGCTTTTTCTTCgatgaggagaagaaggtCGCTGTGCTTTTCGGTACAAACAGATATAGAGGACGTGAGACCTGTCAGTACTACCAGAGAGCTTGCATCGTTGGAGATAGTGGATACTTCAAAGCTGTCAACATCGAACTAGTTTTCAATTCACAGCTGCAATCTTGCCAACTTGTGAGCTCttcttatgttccaagtttagtGCAACTGCAAGATTAGTCCGTTTtctttaaacattttatttgttttttgcgTTGAACAAGACTGCTTTTAGGTTGAAGAAATAGTTGATAGAAGTTTCATTTTCTATGAAGgctgatttttttgtttcttgctttgAACAAGACTGCTTTTAGTTCTAAAGATCACCAGAGAACAGTTTATCTAGGGTTTTCAGGAATTAATCTATAGAGAGTAACAAAGTTTTTATAACAAATGCATGCATGAGGGATCAGCTACATAAATTGCAAGACttgaattataattaatatgaaGGAGAGTGACTACTATTTATAAATCCGAGACGATAGTTTTCAGTTAGCATTGGTCAATTTTAAAGTTCTTGCAAAGTTCGGGCTTACTGAATGGTCTTAGACATTATATCCAATTCAATGACAGCTCCATTGGAAAACAATTTGATTCCATTTCAAACTTGTTTATGAATGCTTATGAAAGTCAAAGGAGGTAATTAGACAAGtttgaaactaaaacaaaaaaaaaaacttatccaGATATGCTTGTTCGATAAATCCAGATCTTTTGTATGTATACTGTTTTGGAACTTATTTTAGTCGTGGAAAATTtagtttactatttttaacaGCTTTCTTTATACAGACTTATGTTGAAATGTTTTGCAGCACATTTGCTTTGCAGTTCATACATGATCCGAAAAATATgttgcaaacaaaacaaaaaaaagtggcACGGTATAATTTCTGATAAGACCAGGTTAGATCTGCTTCAAAAAGATTGTATTCTTAGTATATAATGAAAAGTTGAACTTATTGTCACCTCTATTCAAAAGATCGAGTAGGATTATCACAACTACACAGTGGTGGTGTAAACTTATTGAACCAATTTATCTTTATTAGTCAGAACATGGCAATAGAAAGCTAAAACCAGAATTCTCTCGGATAAGAGGTGGTGGTTCTACATCTCCGATCTCTATCCGCTCCATCGATTTCGACAAATCATCAACCGAGAAAGGAATACtgccaacaacaacaaaaaaatacaaaatccaTCATTCATGTACATAGTTGataaaaggaaattaaaatatgGGGTCGAATACATGAGTGAGTACTAACCTCGAATCGTCATCCAGTAGAAAAGAGTTGCTAACAGCATTGTTTGAATCTTCTGTCATTAGTACTCTCATATTTGCTATCACCTATCGTATAAAATACACCAAAGATTGGCATCTTTCCTGTATTATCATCATATAACTCAAAACAGATTTTTCAAACTTACGTCTGGTGATACGCTATGAGTTCCATACTTGTCGTCCCAATACATCGTACTTATTCGGTATAGTTGTTGTATGCTGAGCACCTGCAATTTCAACTTCATATTTCATCAAACTGTCCACATTTACTTACTTTCTAAAGATCAAACAATTCATTCACTTACCGGACACAGCTCATGACTTATCTCGTCCAAggtttttttaggtttttggtGTATGACCTGCATATTATTACAACATTAAATTACTGCATTTTGATAAACCCTGACAGAGACTGACTCTTGAGGTTTACAAGCAAATCATGAAAATGTACCAGAAACCCGATGGCCTGTCTGATATGCTTCAGCTCATCCCAAGAAGAACCCGCATATTCATCTGTTGCATTGTAACACCAGTGCTCCAGTTCAGCTAATCCTGCTTTTACGTATTCCCCATTGCTAAATGAACAGCACTCCCGTCTTAACAGAAGACTGTAAGGATGATATGAGAACGCATTATTAATTGATACAACAAGGCAACTTTTGAGAATGAGACTGGTAATCAACAGACCTATTAAACAGTTGAACATTGATGAATGAGAAGATCTGCGTAAACACCTTCCGGACCAAGAATGGAGGAACCTAAGAAAAAGAGTCAATGAAATGATTTGAAGTCTTGGAATCTCTCAAACACCGTTTTTTATAACATGACTAGATTAGGAACTCACGTGGTTCGATTTCAGATTGTTGAGGAAGTTCGTGAGGCTCTTTACAATTCCTTGCCAGTGGGCGATCAATGCTTGCTGTGCTGCGGTGTTGCCAACAGAACGAGATGCCCCTTTCACTAAACTCGCTCTTGAGGTTCTTGGTGCCTATTTTATATgaccaacaaaagaagatttaaatccAGTGAAGAAATGCGCAATTGCTTGAACATGTAACTGATGTATTGCCATATATACCTGAATGCACAATCCAAGGAGTGGAgaaatctctttc
This sequence is a window from Arabidopsis thaliana chromosome 1 sequence. Protein-coding genes within it:
- a CDS encoding myelin-associated oligodendrocyte basic protein (unknown protein; FUNCTIONS IN: molecular_function unknown; INVOLVED IN: biological_process unknown; LOCATED IN: chloroplast; EXPRESSED IN: 24 plant structures; EXPRESSED DURING: 15 growth stages; CONTAINS InterPro DOMAIN/s: Protein of unknown function DUF1517 (InterPro:IPR010903); Has 276 Blast hits to 275 proteins in 83 species: Archae - 0; Bacteria - 108; Metazoa - 6; Fungi - 0; Plants - 113; Viruses - 0; Other Eukaryotes - 49 (source: NCBI BLink).), giving the protein MASSSTFLELTPFQWNQPLPYTQRPHHRTVLLYSKPQRRSNSIRLQISVKYKQSTSSSDPDLRSNFNPFEQIAIQVKKALDSLKKPAIAAVLLGLLLFYDPNSALAASGGRIGGNSFSSRSRSSSSSSSQSYSVPRTSNPSFSYSARTAPYYGPSPFGGGFVGPAVGFGFGGFSSFSLILVGFAAFVLVSGFLSDRSQDDSILTDTQKTSVIKLQVGLLGLGRTLQQDFNRLAESSDTSTPEGLSYVLTEATLALLRHPDYCISCYSSVDVKPSIEKGEKRFNQLSIEERGKFDEETLVNVNSIKRQSSKIRKASGFSNEYIVVTILMAAEGIHKLPPINGTTDLKEALLKLGSIPRNKIMAVEVLWTPQNEADALSERELLEDYPLLRPL
- a CDS encoding Calcium-binding EF hand family protein (Calcium-binding EF hand family protein; CONTAINS InterPro DOMAIN/s: EF-Hand 1, calcium-binding site (InterPro:IPR018247), EF-HAND 2 (InterPro:IPR018249); BEST Arabidopsis thaliana protein match is: Calcium-binding EF-hand family protein (TAIR:AT2G44310.1); Has 172 Blast hits to 170 proteins in 15 species: Archae - 0; Bacteria - 0; Metazoa - 0; Fungi - 0; Plants - 172; Viruses - 0; Other Eukaryotes - 0 (source: NCBI BLink).); translated protein: MIETVITSKTLIGFLSDTKSFESITNDYFQILDLDKNGMLSPSELRQGLNNVVAVESEVAPGDETDNVYNAIFERFGEDLVPKNFRDLIAEILTAMARGIGNSPVIMVVHNDGLIMKAVLHESKQGK
- a CDS encoding Late embryogenesis abundant (LEA) hydroxyproline-rich glycoprotein family (Late embryogenesis abundant (LEA) hydroxyproline-rich glycoprotein family; CONTAINS InterPro DOMAIN/s: Late embryogenesis abundant protein, group 2 (InterPro:IPR004864); BEST Arabidopsis thaliana protein match is: Late embryogenesis abundant (LEA) hydroxyproline-rich glycoprotein family (TAIR:AT1G65690.1); Has 914 Blast hits to 913 proteins in 28 species: Archae - 0; Bacteria - 0; Metazoa - 0; Fungi - 0; Plants - 914; Viruses - 0; Other Eukaryotes - 0 (source: NCBI BLink).), which codes for MGDQQKIHPVLQMEANKTKTTTPAPGKTVLLPVQRPIPPPVIPSKNRNMCCKIFCWVLSLLVIALIALAIAVAVVYFVFHPKLPSYEVNSLRVTNLGINLDLSLSAEFKVEITARNPNEKIGIYYEKGGHIGVWYDKTKLCEGPIPRFYQGHRNVTKLNVALTGRAQYGNTVLAALQQQQQTGRVPLDLKVNAPVAIKLGNLKMKKIRILGSCKLVVDSLSTNNNINIKASDCSFKAKL
- a CDS encoding F-box and associated interaction domains-containing protein (F-box and associated interaction domains-containing protein; CONTAINS InterPro DOMAIN/s: F-box domain, cyclin-like (InterPro:IPR001810), F-box domain, Skp2-like (InterPro:IPR022364), F-box associated domain, type 1 (InterPro:IPR006527), F-box associated interaction domain (InterPro:IPR017451); BEST Arabidopsis thaliana protein match is: F-box and associated interaction domains-containing protein (TAIR:AT3G49520.1); Has 1132 Blast hits to 1091 proteins in 34 species: Archae - 0; Bacteria - 0; Metazoa - 0; Fungi - 0; Plants - 1132; Viruses - 0; Other Eukaryotes - 0 (source: NCBI BLink).) yields the protein MATVTDLPDDLVREIFSRVPLTSLRAVRSTCKKWNAISKYDILGKKAAAKNQFLEFMVTDSRVCSLRLDLQGIRSEEDLIDLSIKQISIPNKVDQVEISQVYHCDGLLLCIAKDNSSVMVWNPYLGQTKLIQPRKKLHRYDKFALGYDNNRNHKILRFLYEGSPRNVIIDVYDFSSDSWRVLDIDIDWHELFSHNSVSLKGNTYFFGRKGPRLPMLFKPPSRRFEYLTLSCVRNEKLAVLYSHLNRFGTIEICISTKIDPSAVSWTTFLRIDMTLINGLPDNFFVHSYATSFFFDEEKKVAVLFGTNRYRGRETCQYYQRACIVGDSGYFKAVNIELVFNSQLQSCQLVSSSYVPSLVQLQD